GACAAAGTGAAAGATAAATACCATCCCGTGTTCCTTGCTTTTGCTGACAAGATGGAGGAGAAAATCAAATGAATTTTGGATTGCCGGAACAAATTATCCAAGGGATAATAAAAGAACTGCAAAAAAGAGGAAATGTGACCAGAGCAATAATTTTCGGCTCCCGGGCCCGGGGGGATTACAGATATAATTCCGACATTGATTTGGCCGTTTACTGCGTCGGGAAACTTCCGCCCGGATTGTTGCTGGATCTGGACGAAGCGGCGGGTATCTACAAAATCGACGTCATAGATATGAACGGTCCCCTGGACGAAAAACTGCGCCGGATAATCGAAGAACAAGGCGTGGAAGTTTATTACCGGAGCTGAATAAATAAAAACCAGAACAAAAGGTAATAAAATGATATTTGCCAAGAATACCCCAAACTGTGTAGGAGTGGCTATTTATGGTGACTTCGCGGATTTTGAAAATCTTTATGAAGCATTACATATCATCGTAGGAAACGAGGATGAATTCGTTGAATGTGATGCTGCCCGCATAAGGGTACTAGGCGTTTGTTACGATATCCGCCATGCCATGATGGGACACCGTGAGATAGAATTTGTAGATAACGGCCTCGATGAAGAAAAGAAAAGATACATGTCGGTGCTGGCTCCGGATAAGAACGTCTATCTGAAGATATATGTTTTATGGCCCGAGATGTTGTTTGTCACTATGGCGCTGAATGAATTTCTGGAGCTTTATGCTCAAAAACTGGCCAAGAAGAAATATAGCTACGATTTATTTACAGATCATAAAGTCATTTGGGACAAGCACATCGCCAAAGTACGCATGTTGCAAGCCGCTGTAGCTGATTGCCTGAAACAAACCGTATCAGAAAACGTGTATGCAAGAATGTTAAACACATTAAACGGCAGATATGTATATGTGGACAGATACATAACCCAGTATCTGGACATTCTTAACGAACGATTCAT
This DNA window, taken from Peptococcaceae bacterium, encodes the following:
- a CDS encoding nucleotidyltransferase domain-containing protein, which produces MNFGLPEQIIQGIIKELQKRGNVTRAIIFGSRARGDYRYNSDIDLAVYCVGKLPPGLLLDLDEAAGIYKIDVIDMNGPLDEKLRRIIEEQGVEVYYRS